Within Methanomicrobia archaeon, the genomic segment TCGCGGTCTCACCCATTGGTATCGGGATCATTGAGATCGAAGGACCTGCCCTGGAGGAGCGCAAACTCGGCTGGACGAACGACGCGATGCTGCGCATCTTCGGCTTCGATCCTAACGAAGATGAGTACAAATCGTACCTCGGACTAAGTTCCGAGAACATATACGCCTCGCGAGCGGAATTTGAACGCGTTTCACGACTGTTTCAGCATGAGTTAAGCCAGGGCAAGATAGCGCAAACCGATGCGAAATTTAAACGTAAAGATGGCTCGCTCTTCGATGGTTATGTACAACTCAGCGCTTTTGATCCTTCCGATTTCCGAAAGGGTGCTGTCGCCACCGTCTCGGATATGTCATGGCGGAAGCAGGCGGAGGAGCGATTACGGCAGAACGAGGAGACTGCACGCGCGCTCTTGAACGCCTCTCTCGATGCCGCGTTGTTGCAGGGCCGTGATGGGAAACTACTGGCTTTGAATGAACGACTGGCACAGCGGTTTGGAAAAAGCGTCGATGAGCTTATCGGCACCTGCGTGTACGACCTCTTCCCGCCCGAGTTTGCACGGGCCAGAAGGGCCGCGGTTGACCGGGTTATCAGCACGAAGCAGCCGTATCGTTTTGAAGACGAGCGCGCGGGCAGGATTTACGACGCCAACATATATCCTTGCTTCGATGTGGACGGTACGGTTATCCGCATCGCGATCTTCTCGCGTGACATCACGGAGCAGAAGCGCGCGGAGCAAGCGCTGCAGTTCTCGGAGAAGATGTACCGGACGCTCTTCGAGAGCACCGGCGCCGCGCTGCTGGTCATCGAGGATGATATGACGATCTCGCACCTCAACGAGGAGATGGTCAGCCTCCTGGGCTATCAGAAAGCGGAGATCGAGGGGAAGGTGAAGTGGCCAGAATTGGTGGCGGACGCTGATCGGGAGCAGATGATGGCGTATCACCGTCTGCGACGAACAGCGCATCCAGAGGGCGCACCCACGAGTTACGAATTCCAGTTTATCCACAAAAATGGTGAACTTCGCGATGCGACCCTGGTGGTGGGCATGATTCCGGGCACGAACCGGAGCGTGGTCTCAATTCGCGACATTACCCGGCAGAAGCGCACCGAACAGGAACTCCAGCAGTCTGAGGCGCTCTACCGAACTATTTTCGAAGCCACTCGTGCACCAACGGTCATTCTCGAAGAGGATGGCACCTTCGCGCTCACGAACTGGGAAGGGGTGAAGATCTCCGGCTATAGCAGTAAAGCGGATCTGGAAGGCAAGCGGAAATGGACGGAGTTCATCGCGTCAGCAGACGATCTTGCGAAGATGCGGGAGATCCACCGGTTGCGACGCATCGCGCCTGATACGGCACCGCGGAGCTATGAATTCCTCTTCAAAGACTGCCAGGGCAATCAGAAGAATATCTGCTGCACCGCTGCGGTGATCCCGGGCACGAACCGGAGTGTGGTCTCGTTTATGGATATGACTGAGCGGCGGAAGACGGAAGCTGCGCTGCGCGAGAGCGAGGAGCGGTTCCGCTCGTTCTTTGATGAGCTCCCGCTGGGGATATTCATGATCAACCCGGAGGGAGAGATAATCGCGGCGAATAAGGCTATTTGCCTGTTCATGGGCTATGCTCAGGAGGAACTCCTGGGGCAGCACGTTTCGGCATTATATCATGCCGGTGACGCGGGTACGGATACCGCCGTGTATGCTGCCCTCGATGACGGAGAGCAAGACCGCAGTGTGACGGAAATACGGCTCATCTCTAAGAATGGCGAGGCCCTCTGGGCGCGTCTCCATCTTTCCCGCGTGAAGGACGCGGCAGGGAACGTTAAGCACGCGACCGTACTCTGTGAGGACGTCACGGGCTATAAGAGACTGGCAGAGGCGTTAACCGCAAAGCGGCAGGACGTAGAGAACCTGATGGCTCAGCTCAATCGTGCTGAAACGGCCTTGAGCGAGAGTGAAAAGAAGTACAAGGAAATTACCGAATTCTTACCGGATCTGATCTACAAGTCGATCCTCATCGATTCCTAGCGGTGGGCCGGAACGAGTGAGCCGAGCAGCACGCGAGCAGGCAAGCGGCCCGCGACCGGGATAGATCTAATCTAAACCGAACAAGAGCAGTATCAGCATATACCGCTTCTCAGCTTCCGGGGCAGCGGATTGCGTTCACGCACCGCGGGCATCGTTGATGCGGTCAGAGAGGTGACGAGCTCGGTGCTAAGGACAAAAATCGCACGTTTGTGCTCCTCTTTGCTCCGGTGCACCTCGAATGGCGAGATCCGTAGCTCGTCATATCTCCTGAGCTCAGAGATCAAGCTGTTCTCCTCGCAATATTTCTTGTATTGCGCCAGCAACATATGGATATGAATGTACTCTTCTTTCTTCATCATTCACCGCTCCAGCTGGTGGTAACCGGTCGCGGCAGCGCTTCACCCGACACGAAACGAAACGGCACCGTGAGCATAGCTAAAGTCTGGCAGTATATAAAACCTCCGGCTCTATTTCCGGTGGAGGGCAATATTGTTACGGGTGAGCAATACCGGCGCGGCCGAGGAGCCGCTACCAGGTGGGTTGAGACGGCTTAACTGTGCTGCCCTCTATCTTAGAGTATTAAACATGGAACCCGAGCTCACCGTCCTTGAATCCGCGCGAATTCTCGGCGCACATCCTGAGAGCGTGAAGCGCTGGATTCGCTACGGCGATCTTCAGGCCACCAAACAGGGCCGCCTCTATTATATCAAACGCAGCGATCTCGAATCCTTCCAGCTGCTCCGTGAGGCAGCCCACAAGCTCAGGAAGACCGATCCACGCGCGTTCTGGAGCAGCCCGCAGGGCGAATTCATCGCCAAGGTCGGTGAGCAGCTGGACGGCATTGTAGCTGACCAGCCATTGAGCATACTCGCCCTGGAGCCCGGGGGGGTCTGCTTCGCCGAGTTCCTCGCCCGTTATCGCGCGATAAAGAAAAGCCAGCAACCAGCGATACTCAGCGTGAACGTGCTCGATGAGCGTGTGCTCGAGGAGCAGCTGCGAGCCGCCCGGGAAGAGATCCGCGGCCGGAAACTGCTCATCGTCGATGACGAGTCATGCCACAGCACGCCGTACCGGCTCGTAACGAACCTCTGCTTCCGCCTGGCCGGGTTGTTGGGATTCGAGGACTTCTTCCTCAGAGATCTTGACGAGTACTTTGAGATCATCATCGCGCCGTTCCTCACCGGGCAGGACTTCGATCCCGTCCACACCGCCAAACGGATCCCGCTTGCGGTACATACCGACCATATGGCGATCGCCTCGTTCTTCGTGCGACGCCCGCCGAAGGAGTAAAGTAACTTCATCCTGACCCACACCCTTTGGGGACTCATGGATAGGGTGATCTATAAACGGGTGATCGCGCTCGCCTATCCCGCGATCATCTCCAATCTACTCTTCACCTTCCAGATCATCGCGGATACGATCATGCTCGGCCGATATCCCCCTGCGGACGTGAGCCTGAGCGCCGTTGGCGTCGTCTTCGCACTCTATCATATGTTCTTCCCGCTTACCATGGGCCTGGTCACCGGTTCGATCGCGATCATTGCGCGGCGCTGGGGCGAGCGTGACTATGACGAGGCACAGTGGGTCGCCACCGATACGATGATCACGCTCATCCTCATATCGATTCCGATCGCGCTCTTCGGGCTCCTCATCGGGCCCCACGTGATTTATTACCTTGGCGCACGCGGTGCGGTCATAACAGAGGGCACGAGCTATATCCGTGCGATCTTCTCCTTGTTCCCCTGTGTCGCGCTCGTTAGTACGTACCACGGGATCTTACGCGCGGCGGGCGACACGAAGACACCGATGTACGTTGATCTCGTCGCCAACCTCTACAATGTCCTCATGAACTACACGCTCATCTTCGGCCATTTCGGGTTTCCCGAACTCGGCGTCCTGGGTGCGGGTATCGCAACCGGGACCTCCTATGCCGTTGCGTTTGCCGTCTATCTGGTGCTCCAGCAGCGCAACAAATTGATCATCCATCCGGTTTACCGCAGAACCGTCCCGTACCGACTGGAAACGGTCAAGAAGATGTTCCGGATTGGTATTCCTGCGGGCATTGATATGGCGATGTGGAGCTTTGCAGCCATCATCTTCACCTGGATGATCTTATCGTTTGGCACACTCGGCTATTCCGGATTCCAGATCGGACTCCGAGCCGAGAGCATGGCCTACATGCCTGCGTTCGGCTTCAGCATCGCCGCCACGACACTCGCCGGCCAGTATCTGGGCGCGAAGAAAGAGGACCGGGCGAAGCAGGCGGTGCTCGCATCCACCCACCTCTGCCTGCTCTTTATGGCCATGATCGGGCTCCTTTTCATTCTCCTGCCGGACTACATCGCGATGGTCTTCACCAGCAACCGAGAGGTCACGAGCTGGGCGGCGCTCTATCTCTTCATCATCGGCTTCTCCGAGCCAGCACTGGGTGCGTTCTTCACCATCGCCGGCGGCATGCGCGGTGCGGGCTATACCAAAGTGCCCATGCTCGTCAATTTCGTCAGCCTCATCGGGATCCGCATCTCACTCGCCTATGCGCTTGGGTTCGTACTCGGCTGGGGGCTCTTGGGTATCTGGGTCGGCATGACGATCGAGACCGTTATACGCGCGGCCGTTATCTACGCGGTCTTCCGCAAAGGAACGTGGATGAACGTATCGGTGTAAAAACCTGAGTATCGGTGCGGATCACCGTCTCTGCCGGTAATCCTCGAGCGCCGCCCTGAGCGCATCGAGAGCGATCTCAGGCGTATGCTCTTCGTCCTCAGGCACGCCACCGAGCGCGGATTTGATCGTTTCCGCATCGATCTCCGTGGCCTCTTCTACCGTCTTACCCTTCACCAGCTCCGTCACTGCGCTCCCGAAAGCAATGGTGGGGCCGCGCGCATCAGTGACAAAGGTGCAGTCCGTGATCCTTCCGTCTTCGATGCGGATATAGAGCTGCAGCGTAAAACCTTCCGCAGTGGTGCCCCTCCCCACGCCGTCCGGCCGCTCCAGCTCACCCACGTTCTTCGGATTGAAGGCCGCGTCAACCATCTTCTCACCGAAGAAGCTCCGCTCCTCATCTCTGATGTCCGCTTCCAGCTCATTGACCATCTCGTCGAAGGTCTTGGGTCGTTTTCTCGTCCTCATCTCCTCTTTCCACTACGCATTCGTACTCACCCGGTTCACCGCGTCTCGAAACGCGCTCGCAGTCGCTCCACGCACGCGTCTACGCTCAGCTTGTCCTGTGATCCGGTAATAAAATCACGGAGCGTCACCAGC encodes:
- a CDS encoding PAS domain S-box protein translates to MPASALQALMRIAHTNLQQPLTQILEEILAQVVRHIGGHSGSVMLINEKTGELEMVATFGLPEDYIDRIYARHVPITCSPSGFVLETGECYIVPNIFHEPRDRWWADLGKEFGFAAQLFMPMKYEGKLIGLLNVYMPEPHDYAESEISFVSLAASHAATVIENARLYGELVKKTAALEQEIQEREGLEHALREQKERQERIFAVSPIGIGIIEIEGPALEERKLGWTNDAMLRIFGFDPNEDEYKSYLGLSSENIYASRAEFERVSRLFQHELSQGKIAQTDAKFKRKDGSLFDGYVQLSAFDPSDFRKGAVATVSDMSWRKQAEERLRQNEETARALLNASLDAALLQGRDGKLLALNERLAQRFGKSVDELIGTCVYDLFPPEFARARRAAVDRVISTKQPYRFEDERAGRIYDANIYPCFDVDGTVIRIAIFSRDITEQKRAEQALQFSEKMYRTLFESTGAALLVIEDDMTISHLNEEMVSLLGYQKAEIEGKVKWPELVADADREQMMAYHRLRRTAHPEGAPTSYEFQFIHKNGELRDATLVVGMIPGTNRSVVSIRDITRQKRTEQELQQSEALYRTIFEATRAPTVILEEDGTFALTNWEGVKISGYSSKADLEGKRKWTEFIASADDLAKMREIHRLRRIAPDTAPRSYEFLFKDCQGNQKNICCTAAVIPGTNRSVVSFMDMTERRKTEAALRESEERFRSFFDELPLGIFMINPEGEIIAANKAICLFMGYAQEELLGQHVSALYHAGDAGTDTAVYAALDDGEQDRSVTEIRLISKNGEALWARLHLSRVKDAAGNVKHATVLCEDVTGYKRLAEALTAKRQDVENLMAQLNRAETALSESEKKYKEITEFLPDLIYKSILIDS
- a CDS encoding metal-binding protein; protein product: MMKKEEYIHIHMLLAQYKKYCEENSLISELRRYDELRISPFEVHRSKEEHKRAIFVLSTELVTSLTASTMPAVRERNPLPRKLRSGIC
- a CDS encoding DNA-binding protein, coding for MEPELTVLESARILGAHPESVKRWIRYGDLQATKQGRLYYIKRSDLESFQLLREAAHKLRKTDPRAFWSSPQGEFIAKVGEQLDGIVADQPLSILALEPGGVCFAEFLARYRAIKKSQQPAILSVNVLDERVLEEQLRAAREEIRGRKLLIVDDESCHSTPYRLVTNLCFRLAGLLGFEDFFLRDLDEYFEIIIAPFLTGQDFDPVHTAKRIPLAVHTDHMAIASFFVRRPPKE
- a CDS encoding MATE family efflux transporter; the encoded protein is MDRVIYKRVIALAYPAIISNLLFTFQIIADTIMLGRYPPADVSLSAVGVVFALYHMFFPLTMGLVTGSIAIIARRWGERDYDEAQWVATDTMITLILISIPIALFGLLIGPHVIYYLGARGAVITEGTSYIRAIFSLFPCVALVSTYHGILRAAGDTKTPMYVDLVANLYNVLMNYTLIFGHFGFPELGVLGAGIATGTSYAVAFAVYLVLQQRNKLIIHPVYRRTVPYRLETVKKMFRIGIPAGIDMAMWSFAAIIFTWMILSFGTLGYSGFQIGLRAESMAYMPAFGFSIAATTLAGQYLGAKKEDRAKQAVLASTHLCLLFMAMIGLLFILLPDYIAMVFTSNREVTSWAALYLFIIGFSEPALGAFFTIAGGMRGAGYTKVPMLVNFVSLIGIRISLAYALGFVLGWGLLGIWVGMTIETVIRAAVIYAVFRKGTWMNVSV
- a CDS encoding iron-sulfur cluster assembly scaffold protein — protein: MRTRKRPKTFDEMVNELEADIRDEERSFFGEKMVDAAFNPKNVGELERPDGVGRGTTAEGFTLQLYIRIEDGRITDCTFVTDARGPTIAFGSAVTELVKGKTVEEATEIDAETIKSALGGVPEDEEHTPEIALDALRAALEDYRQRR